In Sparus aurata chromosome 24, fSpaAur1.1, whole genome shotgun sequence, the genomic stretch GTGATTCTTGAAATGTGGGAAGCGGTTGTGTCTTTAGTTGGTTCATTATAACGTCTTTCTCGTGATTTAACCCCCCAAACTTAAACATGTAAGTACAGAGATACAGTCAGACACTTGTTATGAAGTTAAAATATGCAGCACAGTCTGTTAAATACTCAGCAGTTAGCAGAAATCGGCAAGTTAGCAGCGTTAGCTGTCCAGGCTAAAGCTAATCCAAGTCAGGGATGTTTTGTTAGCTAATGCTGGTTTTGTACCTTTTCAGGGCTGACTACTGGAAGTCACAACCGAGGAAGTTCTGTCAGTACTGCAAGTGCTGGATTGCTGATAATAAGCCTGTGAGTTGGATAAAATACACAGTAAATGTCGCTGAGGACAAGACAGTGTCCATACATGTTATgctaatatttgttttgttctgcagaGTGTCGAGTTCCACGAAAGAGGGAAGAACCACAAAGAAAATGTGGCTGCAAAAATATCAGAGGTAATGACGATTACATGCAGTTATTCCTGTTTATAAGCAAAGATGGAATCACGCCACCTGTCAGGATTGAAATGCTACTGatcctctgtctgcctgctcattCAGAAACACTCACATGCTCATAGATTCATATGTCTCCAAGCTGCACATTATTTATAACCTAAAGTAAAAGTGAAGCCTCTCAGTGACACTCACACAGGCGTTAGTACCAACATCTTGCCTGTCTTGGCACCGCATTCAGGACTGGCAGCAGAGATAAGGTCCACACATGACACTCTGCCTCCTGAAGCTGTCTTCTGATTGGTCACCAGCGGCTGACACTCATCTCATCATATCTCTCTCCGTGCAGATTAAAAAGAAGAGCATCGACAAGGCGaagcaggaggaaaaacagTCCAAAGCATTCGCAGCGATGGAGGAGGCTGCGATGAAGGCGTATCAGGAGGATCtgaagaggatggagagggaggctgcaggtgatcttttacattttgatgAAACAGTGTTTGAGGTGAAGCTTTTGCTTTTTGATggcttttttaaatcatgtgtttgtttgtttttttgtttggatcAGGTTTACCACCCATAGAAACTCCAGAGCCGAGAGTGAAGCCACAGGTGAGACCTCAGGTGAAGCCACAAGGGAATCCTCAGGCCAAACAACAgtcaaaaaaacagcagtttaaaGGGAGAGCTAACAAGAAGCCCAGAGAGCAAACGGCAGCACCAGTTTGGGTCGAAGGAAGGTCGGATGATGGAAGCACGTACTACTACAACACAATAACCGGAGGTGAGGATCGCCTGAAAACACCAAGACGAAACTGTCCTGTATACCGCAATATATATTCTTATTTTTGGACGTCTgactctttttaaaatgttccatCTTCTTTGTATTTTGACTACAGAATCTCAATGGGAAAACCCAGAGAGTTCCCAGGGAGAAAGTTCAGCCTCCGTTCCGCCTGTACAGCCTGAGGTTAGTATTCGCTTTTGCTTTGTGCATTTTTTGCTTATGAAATTTAGCATAAATGAGGTTTTATGCTCTATTGTTCTCTGATAACATGCatttatgtgtttgtctttAGAGCTCTACAGGTTCTCCTTGGATGGAAGCTGTCAGTCCTGATGGTTATACTTATTACTACAACTCAGAGACTGGAGGTAAAATCTTTTTCTAAGCATCTGAAGTTCAATTTTACTACTAGATTTCTTGTCTTAGTCTTCTGTTACTGGCTTATAATGACACGCTTCATCTTCCTCACCTCTCAGAGTCCAGCTGGGAGAAGCCAGCAGGCTTCCCCTCCAATGTGGCTTCTGGATTGGAACCCACCAAGGAGGAAGAGACTCCGGAGGAGCCTGCAACCCCTCAGCCGGAGTCGCTctcaggaggggaggagagctCCAACGGGGCACCGCCATCTCAGGAGGCTGAACCCTCTGAAGAAGCCGGCCAGCAGCCCAAAATCCCAAAGATCTCCTTCAGGGTGAGAGTGAATGAAACTTGCGAATCTGCTTGTCAAGATTCTGTGGAGAAATTCCAGCTCTCACAGTTTTGCTCATTTTCAGAAAAGGAAAGCCGAAGACGAGCCcttggaaaaggaggaagaagataaAGCGAGCGACGATGCTCCTAAAGAAGACGCCGAAGAGACGAACAAAGATGAAGCGGTCCAAAGCGTGACAGCAGAACccgaggaggagaagaaagaggtgCCACAAATTGTGACACAACCCAAACGACCAAAAGCTGCAAACCCATACGGGACCTGGGAAAAGATCCAGGAAGAGGAAGATCCATAGTAAGTGATGTTTGAATGAGGACACTGATACAAAAGACTGAATATACATGTCAACCTCTAACTGttcccttcttcttcctctgcagtgCCAGTGTGGACTTACAGCTGCCTCAGGTGGAAGGAAGCTCAGCCGGCGCTGCAGGCGACCTGCCGCCGGAGCCGAAACCGAAGTTCAGGGAACGCATCATCACCTCGCTGGGAGACGAAGGCGGACCGGCTTCATtcaggaaaaacaagacacagaacGGAAAAAACAGAAGCCTCCGACAGAGAGACAACGACGACTGAGCCGGGCGGAAACACTTCAGGCATGAATGCAGCAGAATAAGACTTTTACACCAACACAGGAACTTTTACATGCAAAATTTTGAATTTGAAGCGTATTAAATGTATTAGAAGACTGTGTAGTTGTTTTTTACATGAGAGCAcaattatcttttctttttaaaattgtttttagGTAACTCGGCCGGAGAAGGACGAAGTAAAACCtcattgttgttgtcgttgttctCACACTCTTACAGTCTTATCTTCTTTCggacaaaattattttttaaaagtcagaACTGTGACTTCCATCTTCCTTACAGAGAAACTCATAACTATTTCTATTTTCatatctgtacttttttttttactttgacaaGAAAAGGAGtaagttgtgtttgtggaaacATTTCAATATCTGTCAgttaaaatgtttcactttcataaaacaatataaatatgaGTGATTAAAGATGGGAATATTCTAGAAGTGTCCTGGTAATTGTCAGCAACATTATTTCAAgaattcaacaaaataatttatgatagaaatgtgtttcattttttaaaaatggagcAACTTGCTGGAatcaagaaaacatttctgatgaGATCAAATAGTGGACGTTGCTGGTCGGctggcacacacatgcagggcGTGACGCTCTTATGTCGGGAGTGTGTGTATAAAGTTGATAGGTGGTTTCACCGCACCCTGATTGGCAGAGAACCAGGAAGGACACTTGGCGACAAACAGCACTGCGGTCTGTTTACAGTCAGCTGTTGTTTAAAGAATTTTTATGAgacaaaatacataatttaacattttattaaaaaacaaaaacctctttTAGCACTTTGTGCAACATTGCATCCTTTGATTTTtgcacacatttaaatattaacattaaaataatataattcaGCTGTGGTTTGCAGTCAAAGTGTTGTAAGACACAATCGAGAACTCCATCCAGCTCATGACAGACGGTACGTCCGGTTCTCTGCGTCGTGGTGGGCGTCAGTCTGCAGATCGTCCAGACTCTGTCGGtttcagactgctgctgctctccaccGCCTCCAGCAGCGCCtccgtctctgtgtgtctgaggacGTCACAGATCAGATCGTGGAGCGCTTCGCCTCCTTTCATGAACTCCTACACGTGGACCACAACCAGAGAGAGCTGGAGTAAATAAACCAGACTACACAGGACAAATAACACAACAGCCGTACACTCCGTCACTGTCCAACCTTAATGTCTCTTGTAACGTATCCAGTCCTGTGATCTGTGACACGATCCTGGCTGAAGTTGTAGGAACGGATCCTGTCTGACTGAGAGCGTGAGCCCACCTGGAGTCAGACATCAGAGGAAACCGGTGAGAAAGATGACGTATTAAAGATCTGTGAATATACATGTAATCCTGTGAGAGGAGGTCTGTCACCTGCTGTTTTCGTGCCGAGTCCCTCTGCTCCGTCTCTTTACCCATCATGCTCTGGTAGAGCCGGGCCTTCAGCATACGCATggctctgtctctgttctgcAGCTGAGAGCGAGTCTGCTGACACTCAGCTATGATACCTGTTAGTGTAACCATGAAAACAGACGTCAAAACAAGCCTGATGTGAAATCACATGAAACCTGAGCTGTTTCTTTTTGGTGTTCTGGGATGTTTTACCGGTGGGCAGATGAACGATGCGCACTGCGCTGTCTGTCGTGTTCACACTTTGTCCTCCAGCACCTCGAGATCTGAACGTGTCGATGCGAAGATCCTTTGGATCGATGTGGACGTCAAACTAATGATGTACAGAGGAAACAAGAACAGTTAAGTTCACTTTTAAATGAACTGATGAATAAGCTGGTAGTGAGGAGATGAGGGTCGTGTGTACCTCCACTGGCTGAGGCAGGATGATAACAGTCATGGTCCCTGTGTGGATACGCTGCATCCTGGAGGAGAGGCCCACCTCAGGGATCCTCTGCACCCGGTGAGTTCCTCCTTCATGCTTCAGGTGTCTGTACACACTCTCACCAGCTATTCTCACCGCTGCATGATGCAAACCACCTGAGCGAGACGATCAGTTAATGTAGACACGGCAAGAAAACAACAAGAGGAGCTGCTGCAAACAGACATGAACACGTTGATGTGCAGGTTGTATTAAAGTCAATGGAGAAAAAgtgttttccttcattttctGAAGGACGGCGCAGATATGTTGGGTTCTAGTGTGTTCCCTCCATtcatctcccatagacttcaatacaacCGGCACCGCGATATGACCTCAAGGCAAAAGTGAAGTcatttttcacaaaacacatgacTTACCATATTCAGCAGGTGTGTAGTTCAAAACCTCAAAGTCCCAGTTCTTGTACCAGGCGTACCCCTGGTACATGTCGAACATCTCTCTGGTGAACTGCTGACAGATGTCACCTGAAACCACACCAACAGGTGATAAGAGAAACATACTGGATGCTGTTCTTGGTGAAAAAAGCGGAGCAGATCCTTTCGTACCTCCTGTTGTCCGTCCTGTGACGACCTCCAGCAGAATATTACTGGAGTCGAGAGGGTCGGAGGGCACCAGAGCTTTGATCAGCTGGACAGAAAGAAGATCATTAACtaaacacattcatacacattgTTTACATCATTCCTCTGTGTTGCCTTACATCTTCTCTCAGGGTCACGATCCTGCTGGACATCtgtgcttcttcctctttcagcAGCTGTGTTAACTGCTCATCTTCATCTTTGGCACCAGCTGAAGCTGAAGAGTGACAGCAGGGTGATTTATCATATTTGGATGATTGTTACAGGCAGAAGTGCACAAATCAAACGCACCCACTCACTGTGCAGCAGTGACAGGACCTCCTCCTGGTCTCTCAGGGCTTGTTCGATCCTCTCAAACACGTTAGCCAcgggcagcagctctgtgtgtctcttcATGAGcacctttctgtctgtctcgtTGAGGTGAGCGTGTTGTAGCTTCTCACTTAGCTCCTTATATTCATCCATGAGCTGTTGCAGATACCTCTGAACAGACTCGTTCTTGTATAAGTCCCCCAAATCACTGTGATAGAAGCGTGCCGGTGCTAGTGTACCCCAGTGTGGCTCCTCTGTCAGGCTAGCATGTCTGTGTCCTGTCAGtgtcctccatcttcctcctcttcctcctcctctgctgctaaAAGCTACGCGGCTACACAAAGTGCAGATCCGAGACCAGCGAGTGACGAACATCTGACtacatttagaaaataattaagtgaagaaaaaacaatcattaaCCGCTTTGTTCCATGTGTTTACAAAGTGTTGCTGTTAGCTAACGCTCGCCGGAAGAGAGACCGGATGTACTTTAGGGGCGAAAGAGGtcgcgaagaagaagaagtgcacTCTGGGAAATGTAGTTAGCGTGTCGACCGTTAAGGTTTTTATGATTTAAAACGCTGAGTTATTAAAACACTAGAACGCTGattttgttatttcattttttgtcaaTTAAGTTAGCAAATTTAACTCGTCAATATCATCTTCGCTAAACTTTGACTTGCTGttaaagtttgacattttgtcagtTAGCTAgctatgttagctagcattaagAGTAGCTGGATGCCCTAATTTTGTCTAATGTTTAAAGCTagccataataataataataataataataataataataataataataataataatatggcTATATATTAACTGTCATTTAAAAGTCGTTAAACAGGCTTACTGacaaaaaataagtaaatacaaCGTTATCTTATTTTCATGATAGCTTTCACATGCTGGGTAATcacttaaaatacaaatattctTATTAAATTGTATTCCCCCCTCCCACAATAAGCAATTGAAAactatcattttcattttctcctcttaCCAAAGTTTGAAATTTAGTCAGTAAGCTATGCTAGCTGCCATTACAAGTAGTTTGATGCCTAAGCTAGTAGTGCTtgctcacatttttttttaaatgtctgaaaatggtAATATATTAACTataattagattagattagatttgtGGGTTGATTGGTTATCACCGGGGTATTAATTAAGAAGTAATTGGCAATACTATTATCTTAGCTACTATCTTAATTGTCTGCTCTTGCTAATGTGTTATATTTTGTCCATTTGCTATGTTAACTAGCATTAAAACTAACCTCATGCCTAAGATAGTAGTATAAGCTAATATTTAACATCTAAATGATCTTTCTAATGAAAATATTAGTAAGAAGACTAATTATAGCTAGCCTTGATAGCCAATTATTTAGTAATTAGCCAACTTTTAACCTGTTTTGCTGTTTGATTTCGCCATTTTGTGATTGTTTCCCCAAAGCTACAACCCAGTTAATAATgtgtttgttgcattttttaaagcaataatattttgtcattgttttcagGGTGTCTCCTTTGTCAACATGTCAATTTGACAAGATTACATTTAGGAAATACTGCTACAAAAACCCACTTGGCTGAGGGCTTGTGCTTTCTATGTTGAAATCTTGGCTGCTAACTTCATTAATGGTATCAAAAgttaaaactgttttgttaACTGTCCCTCAGGAACACAGGAGAAGcctgagtttgtattaattGAGGTGGTGGAGGATGTGATTCAACATGGCTATGCCCAGACTGAGGCCCTGAAGAGGAACCAGAAGACACTCAGCACCCTGCAGGTTCACCTTTACCCCTGAAGCTAACACTGCTAAACTCCATTACGCACATAAAAAATTTCCTGGCATTTATTTAGCTATATAAAAGTGTCTCACATGACCTATTAACAGTGGAAGTGGTGCCCCGATAGatataaatacaaatttgaTTGCTGTCTTGTGTTGCTGTTACTACTTTGGACCAACAGGGGGCATCAGtgtcaaacacaagtttaactTAATCTGGTTCAGTTCATCACAAAACCCTCAACTAGACTGTTAAACAGTCGTTTGATCCCAGGTGTTAATTTAACGGTTACtgctgatcaacaacaacagaaaaacaccagCTGAGATATTTAattctttgtcttttatcaCATTATTTGCTTTCCTTTCATAACAGGACA encodes the following:
- the wbp4 gene encoding WW domain-binding protein 4; protein product: MADYWKSQPRKFCQYCKCWIADNKPSVEFHERGKNHKENVAAKISEIKKKSIDKAKQEEKQSKAFAAMEEAAMKAYQEDLKRMEREAAGLPPIETPEPRVKPQVRPQVKPQGNPQAKQQSKKQQFKGRANKKPREQTAAPVWVEGRSDDGSTYYYNTITGESQWENPESSQGESSASVPPVQPESSTGSPWMEAVSPDGYTYYYNSETGESSWEKPAGFPSNVASGLEPTKEEETPEEPATPQPESLSGGEESSNGAPPSQEAEPSEEAGQQPKIPKISFRKRKAEDEPLEKEEEDKASDDAPKEDAEETNKDEAVQSVTAEPEEEKKEVPQIVTQPKRPKAANPYGTWEKIQEEEDPYASVDLQLPQVEGSSAGAAGDLPPEPKPKFRERIITSLGDEGGPASFRKNKTQNGKNRSLRQRDNDD
- the mtrf1 gene encoding peptide chain release factor 1, mitochondrial yields the protein MFVTRWSRICTLCSRVAFSSRGGGRGGRWRTLTGHRHASLTEEPHWGTLAPARFYHSDLGDLYKNESVQRYLQQLMDEYKELSEKLQHAHLNETDRKVLMKRHTELLPVANVFERIEQALRDQEEVLSLLHTSAGAKDEDEQLTQLLKEEEAQMSSRIVTLREDLIKALVPSDPLDSSNILLEVVTGRTTGGDICQQFTREMFDMYQGYAWYKNWDFEVLNYTPAEYGGLHHAAVRIAGESVYRHLKHEGGTHRVQRIPEVGLSSRMQRIHTGTMTVIILPQPVEFDVHIDPKDLRIDTFRSRGAGGQSVNTTDSAVRIVHLPTGIIAECQQTRSQLQNRDRAMRMLKARLYQSMMGKETEQRDSARKQQVGSRSQSDRIRSYNFSQDRVTDHRTGYVTRDIKEFMKGGEALHDLICDVLRHTETEALLEAVESSSSLKPTESGRSAD